The genomic window CCTCGCGCTGGCGTGTGTTGCCCCGGCGCGTGTTCATGCTCCCTCCCCTCGCCCTCACCAAGATCGAACCATGTTGCATTTGCCGGCCCTGCGTTGGGGCAAGCCCTACGAGTCTTTGGAAAAACAGCACGTCGTCCACTTTGACACCGGAGCGCCGATCGCCGAAGTCAGCCAGGTCGGCGGCGGCATCGTGCAGCGTGATCTGCGGTCGGCCGGCAAGGCCCGCGAAGCCCTGCTACAACTGCCGCCGGATGATTTGATCGAACGCTGCAAACAGGCGGCCGTGTTGTTCGAATCGGCTACGTTACCGATGGGTGACGGCACCCAAGACGTGGACCAGTTCGTGCACCAACAATCGGCCAGCACCGGTTTGCCCGAACACATGTGCCGGGCCAACATGGCCAAGAACGCCTTTGTGCTGTCGCACATGGATCAGATTCTGGATTGCCTGACTCGCGGTCTGGACCTGTCGATCCTGTCACGCGGCTATGGCGAAGAGGGCCGCGGCGTGACCGTCAGCTACCAGGCTCAGTCGCCGATCCTGGGAGCCGTGCTGCCCAACAATTCGCCCGGCGTGCATACGCTGTGGCTTCCGGCTGTGCCGCTGCAGGTCGGGCTGGCACTCAAACCAGGCTCGCAGGAACCTTGGACGCCCTATCGTATGATCGCGGCCTTCATCGAAGCCGGTATTCCCCGCGAAGCGTTTGGCTTGTATCCCGGCGGTCACGATGCCGGCGGTGCGATCCTGGCGAAGAGCCCCAAAAGCATGATCTTTGGCAGTGCCCAAACCCTGGCGCAGTACGCCGGCAATCCCCGCGTGCAAGCTCACGGCCCCGGGTTCTCGAAAATCTTGCTGGGCGACGACATCGTCGATGACTGGCCGCAGTACCTGGACCTGATGGTTGAAAGCGTGCTGAGCAATTCCGGCCGCAGTTGCATTAACTGCTCGGGAATCTGGGCCAGCCGTCACACCCGTGAAATCGCCCAGGCGATCGCCGAACAGATCGGCCCGGTCGACGTCCTGCCGCCCGCCGACCCGCAGTCCAAGCTGGCCGCGTTTACCGTACCAGCCATGGCTACGGGCACCTACGCCATGATCCAACAGGACTTGGCCGAAGCTGGCGTCACGGACATGACGGCCGAATACGGCGACAAGCTGATCGAGAAGGAACACTGTGCGTACCTGCGGCCGATGGTCGTGCACGCCGATTCGCCCGACCGCGGCGTGGCTGCCAAAGAGTACATGTTCCCGTTTGTCAGCGTCGTAGAGTGCCCGCAGAAAGACATGCTGGCGCGGATCGGCCCCACGCTGATCGGCACTGTGTTGTCGCAGGACCAGGCTTTGGTTTCGGCGGCCAGCCGAAGCGTCGACATCGATCGCTTGAACGTGGGCCCGATTCCCACCAATCGACTGAACTGGTTGCAGCCGCACGAAGGCAACATCATCGACTTCCTGTTCCGCAGCCGAGCCTACCAGATCGCCGACATGCCGGTCGCGGCGTCGTAACGACGGCCAACCGTAGCTACGCTCGCCAGAGCGTGGGGACCGCGCCGCGATTCCACCGTCTGGCGACGGTAGCTACGAGAGTGTGTCGCGGGACGGCAGCGAAGCATCCGCATCGTCTTCAGCGTCGCCGGTGTCGCCGCGGTTGCTGGACGCGTCCGGTTCGCTGGGCAAGTACAGCTGAAAGATCGTGCCACCGCCGGGACGGTCTTGGATGGCGATCCAACCGTCGTGCTCTTCCATGATTTTTTTGCTGACCGGCAACCCCAGCCCGGTGCCCCGTGCTCCTTTGCCGGATTCGAATGGCGAGAAGATGCGTTGCCGGTCTTCGGGATCGATCCCCGGCCCGTTGTCGGCAATTTCGATCATCACGCCTCCTTGCTTGGCCGGCAGCGCCCCGATCACCACCTCCGCCTGCTCACGGCCGGCGACCGCGTCGATGGCGTTGGTCAACACATTCAAGACCGCTCGATGCAGGGCTTCGGGATCGAAGTAAGCCGGCGAGAGGTTGGAATCGAGCACCGTGCGAAGCTGGCAGTCGGCTTCTTCGGCGCGGACTCGCATCAGTTCGGTGACGTCGTCGAGCAATTCGTTGACGTCCGACAGCACCCGCTCGGGTTGGCGTTCCTTGCTGAAGGTCAACATGTCCATCACTAGGTTGGAAATCCGTTCCTGGTTTTTCTCGACCATCGACCAACCGCGGCGGACCGCTTCATTGTCTTCGCGTTTCAGACCGGTGTCGATCAGGTACCCGCCCCCGCGAATGCCCTGGAGAATATTTTTGATGTGATGCGAGAGCGTGGCGATCGTTTGTCCCATCACGGCCAGCCGTTCGCTTTGCATCATCGCCGAATAATAAAACGTATCTTCGATCGCCAAGGCCGCCTGATAACCGATGGCCGTGATCAGCCGCAGTTGGTCGTCGTTAAAGCGTTCTCTCGGCCCGCCGGCGACCAAATTGCCCGAGGACGTATACGTATCGACATAGATCGCCCCGACCACGCTGTATCGTCCCTGCAGCGGCACGCACATGGCTTCGCGGATTCCGGCCTGCACGATCGACTGCGCCGCATCCCAACGGCGATCGTCCTTGGCGTCGGTGGTCCGTACGGCTTCTTTATTCTCCAGCACATAGTCCAGGATCGTGCGACTGATTGAAATCGGTTCGGTGGCCTTCTGCGGCTTGCGGTCGCAGCGCGCCGCGGGCCGCAGTTCGCCGGTATTGGAATCGAGCAACATCACGCAGCCGCGATCGGCCACCACCCAATCGAAGACCAGCCGCAGCACGCGGTCCAGCAATTCGGGAATGTCGTTGGTACGGCCCACGGCCAGGGCGGTCAGATACATCACCTCCAACGAGCGGTCGCCCCCGGATTGGCCTTTGGACAGATCCGCCGAGGCCACAATTTTGGATGGCTCCGCAGCCGCCGCCCGCTGCACGATGTCCACGCTGTGAGCCGCTTCCAGGGAGGCCGGCTGGCTGGAACCGGTATAGATCATCAGCGTCTGGCCCATCTGAATCCGGTCGCCACTCCGCAAACTCTGGTCCACCACCGAGACTCCATTCACCTCAGTGCCGTTGCTGCTATTGAGGTCGCGGATGGAAAATTCGATCCCGTCCTTGGTGCTGACCAGGGCGTGTTCGCGAGACACCTCACTGTCCAGCAACTGAATCCCCGCCTTGGGGTCGCGACCGATCGTCTGCGGCTCCAGAGCCAGGTTGAAATGACGGCCCTGGTCGCGTCCTCGAATTACAAACAATGAAGCCATGGCTGCAGAATATAACAGTGGAGAGCGGGACACGTTATCATACCGTTGATCATCCTATGCGACTGAAGTACTTTCCGGTACCGAATGCGATTTTCCCTTTCCAATCGATGGGCTCTTGTTGTGGCACGTGTCTACCACCGATCTTGCGCAGCCTGCGTGTTTTGCATCGCTTTCACGCTCTTAATCGGCTTCCTATCACCGCCGCCGGTGCCGGCCCAGCAACCATTGCAGACCGCGCCCAGTGCGGAATCCGGCGGCGCTGCCGGCTCCGCCCCGGCGCCAGTGGCCCGAATGCGTGAGGACCTGCAGTACCTGGCCTCCGATGAGCTCACCGGTCGCGGCCCCGGCACGCCGGGTATCGATCTGGCGGCCCAGCACATCGCCGCCGCGTTTGAGGAAATCGGCCTGCAAACCGAGCTGATCGATGGGCAACCCTTTCAACCGCTGGAGCTGGATTTGGGCGCCAAGGCCAAGGCGGCGGAAACCAACCATGTCACGATCATGCCCAGTGAAGGGCCCACGAAGCAGCTGGAACTGGACAAAGGCATGAGCCCGCTGTCGATCGGAAATTCCGGCAAGGCGGAGGGCCCCCTGGTATTTGCCGGCTATGGCATCACTGCACCGGAATTACAATACGACGATTATCAGGACATCGATGCTTCGGGCGCGGTGGTGATGCTGATCCGCAAAAGCCCGGGCGGAGCGAGCAAGCAATCGCCGTTCAGTGAGCGGAAGCACGCGCGACACGCTTTTTTTGCCACCAAAGTAAAAAATGCCATCGAACACGGTGCGGTGGCGGTGCTAATCGTTAACGACCCGGCATCGATCGAGCAGCAAGTCAAACAATTGCAGCGCCGTGTGGACGGTGAAAAACAGCGTCTGCGGACGGTCGAAGAAACCCTGCAAAATGCCCCCGAAGGCCTTGAGCAGGTGCGGCAAACCTTGCAGGACACCAAGCGGGCGACGGAAGCCCAACTGCAGCGACTCGAAGACCAGCTTCGCGAGGGTCGTGCGGGACTGATCGGTGTCGATGGGGCAGGGGGGCTCGACCAACCCGCCGCCATTCCCGTCGTTTCTATCTCGCGACAGGTGGCCGATGAACTGCTGAAGCCCGCTGCGGGGGCATCGCTGAAAAAGCTGGAAAACGCCATCGCGGGGGAACTCAAACCGCGAAGCGTCGCTCTGCAAGACCTGCAGGTTGCTGTGCAAACCGACATCACGCAATCCACCGTTCAGATTTCCAATGTAATCGCTACGTTGCCGGGCAAAGGAGCACTGGCTGGTGAATCGGTCGTCGTCGGTGCTCATTACGATCACGTGGGCATGGGCGGCTACGGTTCCTTGTCGCCGGGCACGATCGCCGTTCACAACGGCGCCGACGACAATGCCAGCGGCACGGTGACGATGCTGGAAGTGGCGCGGCGAACGATGGCGCAACTGCAGTCCGTCGCCTCCCACCGCCGGCTGATTTTTATCGCTTTTACTGGCGAAGAACGCGGCTTGTTGGGCAGCAAGCACTACGTCAAGCAACCGTTGTTTCCGCTGACGCAAACCGTCGCAATGGTCAATTTGGATATGGTTGGCCGACTGCAGGACAACGAACTAACCGTCTATGGGACGGGCACCGCCCCCCAATTCAACGCCTTGCTGGACCGATTGAACGAAGCGGCAGGTTTTCAAATGCTGCGGGTTCCCAGCGGCTACGGCCCCAGCGATCACACGTCATTTTATCAAGCAAAAGTGCCGGTGCTGTTCTTCTTTACAGGCCTACATAACGATTATCACCGGCCAACCGACGATTTCGACAAAATCGATTTCGGTGGACTGGCCCGAATAACCGATATGGTTACCGACGTGACACGCGCACTAGCGACCGGACCAAGACCAAATTATCAGTCAACCGAACCAGGAGGCTCGATCACCCGTCAATTGACGGTGTTTTTCGGCATCCGTATGCGTAATGGCGATGACTCGGTCACCATTGCGGAGGTTTTTGAAGACAGTCCGGCCGCCCGTGCTGAGTTACGAGCGGGAGACAAAGTCGTCAAGATCGAAGGAAAAGCGATTCAACATTCCGACGGAATTTTGGCAGCGTTGCGTGCTAAACATCCCGGCGATCTGTTGAATGTGCAAATCCAACGTGACGGAAAAACGCTGAACGTCCGCGTTCTGCTGGCTCAGCGGCCTTAAACTCCCCTGGGTTACTGGCAGCGAGAAGTTTGCCAAAAAACTAACCTTTACCCCGAAGCGACGAATCGGCAGAATACCCTCGAACTGCAATGATCCCACGGGAACATTGCCTGGAATCAAGCTCGCCAACGTAAGGCCGACGGAACGGTCAACGCTGGCACCCAACAACGCACTATCATTTGCAAGGAGAGCGGACGTGCGAAACACGAAACTAGCGGCTTATTTGTTCGGATTTATGGCTGCTGGAGTCCTGGCTCCCCTAGCCGCCCAGGCTCAAGCCCCATCGCCCAGCAGCGGGCACCGCGTGGCAGTGGTGGACGTCGCCAAGATCTTCAAAGAATCGCCGGCGATCAAGAGCCAGGTGGAAAAGGTCGAGAATGAGCTGAAAGCTTACGACACCGCCTTGGGGAAAAAACGCGATGAGTTGAAAGCGGCCGTCGAACAGCTGAAGACCTACAACGTGGGCACCCCGGAATACGCCGCTCACGAAGAAAAAGTCGCCAGCATGGAATCACGGCTGCGTCTGGAAATGGCTCGCAAGCGTAAAGAATTGGCCGACGCTGAAGCTCGTATCTACTACGACAACTACCAGCAGATCACCGCCGCAGTGAAGTACCTGGCGACCTACAACAAGATCGACTTGGTGCTGCGTTACAACAGCGAAGAGATGGATCCGGCCAAAGGTGAGTCGGTGATCCGCAGCGTCATGAAGAACATTGTTTATCACGACGCCAAACTGGACATGACCGCTTTGGTGATGCAGTACCTGAACGCCAACGTTGCCAAAAACGACGCTCCGGCGGCCCGTTAAAGCAACCGCGAGACGAAACGCCTGCAACACCGTTTGCCGGCGTTTCGATAGTTTGAGATACAGACACCGCCCGACATGAGGTCGGGCGGTTTTAAGGCAGGGAGGCCTGACGGTCATGCGACAGCGAAACGAACACACCATTGCCCACCATTGCCAGGTCGAAGGGCGAGGTTACTGGTCTGGACAACACGTTTGTGTGCGTCTGTTCCCCGCATCGATCGGCACCGGGATCCGTATGGTCCGCACCGACCTGGCGGAAAAACCGCTGCTGAAAGTGGGGGTGGGTGCCCGCCAAGACCAACAATTGCGCACTACGTTGGCCTGCGGTACAGCCCGTTTTGCGATGGTCGAGCATCTGCTGGCGGCGTTGTACGCCCTGGAAATCGATAACTGTATTGTCGAAGTCAACGCTGAAGAACTGCCCGGGCTAGATGGTTCGGCAGCCGCTTATGTCGACGCTTTGCGTTCGGCCGGCTTGGTCATCCAAGCCGCTCCCAAATCACAACTGATCGTCGACCGCACGATCCGCATCGGCACCGCGGCCAGTTGGCTGGAAGTTTCGCCGTCTCCCGATGGCTACGCCCACTTTGAATACCAGCTGGACTACGGCCCCGATTCGCCGATCAAGCCGCAGAGCCATCGCGCCCGCATGAGCGCCGAAACGTTTTGCCACGACATCGCGTCAGCGCGAACGTTTGTAACTGCCGAACAAGTGGCGGAACTGAGCAAAGCCGGCGTGGCCGGACACGTGACCGGAAAAGACCTGTTGGTGTTTGACGAGCAGGGCCCGGTTGGCAACCTGCTGCGATACAAAAACGAATGTGCCCGTCATAAACTGCTGGACTTGGTCGGTGACCTAGCATTGGTGGGTTGTGATTTGGTAGGAAGGTTTGTGTCCCACCGCGGCGGCCATTCGCTCAACGCCACCGTCGCCAAAAAATTGCTCGCTGTGGCCAATACCGCAATCGAATCCAACACGCGACGCGCCGCGTAACCCCATGATACCCTCAACAGACAACCTCGCCTTTGATCGCCGACCAGCGACCGGCAGAGAGCGGATTGCAAAGGAATTGCATCGATGAGTAGGAAGATCGCCCCCACCGCCGCTGTCGATCCGCAAGCCATTATCGAAGATGATGTGCAGATCGGTCACTTCTGTGTCGTCGGACCGCACGTAACGATCGGGCGCGGCAGCATCCTCTCCAACCATGTCACCATCAGCGGCCACACCACGATCGGCGAAGACAACCATTTCTTTCCCGGCGCCGTCATCGGCGAAGCGCCGCAAGATCTGAGCTACAAAGGGGAGCCCACGCGGCTGGAAATCGGACACTCCAACGTGTTTCGCGAGGGCGTCACCGTCAATCGCGCCACCATGAAAGAAGATGGCTGCACTCGCGTCGGAAACAACTGTTACCTGATGACCGGCGTGCATATCGCGCATGACTGCAGCGTCGGCGACCGCGTCATTTTGGCCAATAACACGATGCTGGGCGGCCACGCGCATATTCATAATGATGTCACCGTCAGCGGGGCCGTGGGGATCTCGCAATTCGCGTCGATCGGTTGTTTTGCCTTTGTCGGTGCGATGTCGCGAGTGTTGCACGATGTGCCGCCGTACATGCTGGTGGAAGGCAGCCCCGCTCGCCCGCGATGCGCCAACATCGTGGCGCTCAAACGCAACCAATTCCCCGCCGAAGATATCAAGGCCTTGCAAAATGCCTTCAAACTCTTGTATCGTTCCAAAGTCGGCGCCGAACAAGCGGCGGAGTTGCTGATGGGCAGCGGCCCCATCCGCCCGGTGCTGAAACATGTATTTGATTTTCTTGAACATTCCCGCGGCGGTCGCCATGGACGCGGCCGCGACCGAAGGAGAGCGGCGTGACCCAGCGGATTGCAGTTATCGGAGCGGGACATCTGGGAAAAATCCATGCCCGCCTTCTCGGCCAAGTCGAAGACGCAGTCCTGGCCGGTATCGCCGACCCCACGCCCGCCGCTCGGCAGGCGGTCGAGGAGACGTTTGACGTCCCTGTGGTGGCCGACTATCAGGACTTGATCGCGGACATCGACGCCGCGGTAATCGCTTCACCGACCGGTTACCACGCTGAAATCGCCTCGACGCTGCTGAAGGCCGGTAAACACGTGTTCGTGGAAAAGCCGCTGGCGACATCGCCTGAAGACGCCTACGCGCTGGTTCAGCTGGCACAGCAACACCGTCGCACCCTTCAAGTCGGACATGTGGAGCGATTCAATCCGGCTTGGTCGGCCGGTCACGACGTGCTGCGGAACCCGAAATATATCGAAGCCGTCCGCGCCAGCCGCTTCCCCGGGCGATGCTTGGATGTGGGCGTAGTGATGGACCTGATGATTCACGACATCGACCTGGTGCTTTCGCTGACCGCAGCACCCTTGGCCGACGTACAAGCCAGCGGAATGGCCTTGGTATCGAATCACGAAGATCTCGCCGAAGCGAGACTGACCTTTGAGTGCGGTCTCGTGGCCAATCTAAAAGCTTCCCGCGTCAGCCCTACGCCGGCGCGGCAGATGCAAGCCTACACCGAAAACGGATTCGTCGAAATCGACTTTGGGGCCCCCACAGTCACGATGATCCGCCCCGAACAACAACTGCTAGACCGCTCCTTCTCGCTGGCCGACCAGACCAGCAACCCGCTGGGCTTTGCCGACGAATTGTTCAGCGAATGGTTGGACGTGCAGGCCCCCGTGGTGGAACCGCGGAATGCGATTTTGGACGAGCTGTATGATTTCGTGATCAGCATTCGATCCGCTGTCGCCCCGACAGTCAGCGGCTATGCGGGCGCTCGGGCGGTCGAAGTTGCCACCGCGGTGCTGGACGCCATCGAACTGCGTCAGTGGTCCGCCGGCCCCGGGCAACACGGTCCCCACGCCACGCCGGCACAAGGTATCGAAGCGGCCAGCCGTCAGTTCCGCCAACAGCGCCGCGCTGCTTAAGGCAGTAAAGATCAATTCCGGCACGGCTTCGCCTACCCCCTGCGGTCCTTCACTCTCCCTCCGGGCAATGGTATCTACACAAGGCGCCCCACCCCATTGCACCCTCCCTCCGGGAGGGTCGCGAGGAACGAGCGGGGAGGGTACTTGGACTTGCAGGTCGTCAGAGCCGTTATCCGCAGCCGAAAAACCCTCCCCTCGCTGAAGCTCGACCCTCCCAGGGGGAGGGTGAATTGCTTATAAACCCGCCGGCGCCTTCGGCTACGGGTTAAACGTTTCAATCGACTGCCTGTTAGCCCGGTCGAAGCGGGGCCAGCAAGATCTTCGCCCGGCCCTTGAGCGGTTGCCCTAATCCGCACACTTGCATTGACGTGCGGATTCAATATTGCGTATTGCAGGGCTTGATTATCGTCCGCTTACGCAAATTCACCACGGGCCGCACGCATGTCAGCAAGGATGCCGACAGACGCCACCGCCAAGCGTCTTCCAATCGTCTGTTTCGTCTTGATCATGCTGGTCGCTTTTGTTGGCTGCTCGGCATTCCGCAGCGAAAACGACGACAATGAGTCGTTCAAAAAATTGCTCACCGCACCGGACCCACCCGACACGATCGGTGAAGCGGCGGTGCCTTATGGATTGACTTACGCTCGGGTGCAAGGCGTCGGGGCCGTCAAAGGCCTGCCAATGACCGGAGCTCCGGCGATCCCGTCTGAACTTCGCGATCGATTAATTGCGGAGATGAAGACGCATGACGTACCGGAACCTGAAAAGTATCTGGAATCCAACCGCACGGCTCTCGTGATCACCGAAGCCATCATGCCGCCGGGAGTGAAACGGGGCGACGTGTTAGATGTCAAAGTCCAGACGCCCACCAGGACCGATGTCGATAACTTGAGCGGTGGCTGGCTGATGCCGTCACGCTTGCAAGAAATGCGTCGGCTGAACGGCGCCCTGCGAACCAGCGATGTGGCCGTGATCGGCACCGGTGCCTTGGTCGTGCGGGGCCAGCACGAGGGCAATGGCAGCGAAATGATGTTGGAAGGCACCATCCTGGGTGGAGGCATCGCCCAGATGGATCGACCGGTGGGGCTGGTGATCCGGCCGGAATTCCAACACGTCCTGCTGTCGGCCCAGTTTTCCAAAGCGATCAACAAGCGGTTCTTTTTCTTCGACGGTTCGTCACGGCGGGGGATCGCTACGCCTCGCGAAGACGACTTTATCGAATTGGATGTACTGCCCCGCTACGAACACAATGTCCATCGCCTGTTGTCGGTCGTGCGCTCGATTTCCGTAACTCGCAACGACAGCAGCTTACACGAGCGGTTGAGCAGCCTGGCAGAGAAGCTTCGCGAGCCGACGACGGCCGCGGCCGCCGCTTTGTCCTTGGAAGCGATCGGCCCCGATGCGGTGCCCGTGCTGACCGAGGCCCTGCAAACCTCCAACCCTGAACTGCGGTTTTACGTTGCCGAAGCATTGGCCTATTTAGATGAAGAGGCTGCCATTGAACCGCTGGCCCAGTTGGCTCGCGAACAACCGGCGTTCCGTCACCCGGCGCTGAAGGCGCTGCAGGGCATGCCTCAAACTGCCGCGACCAAGGCGCTTCGCGGCCTGTTCAACGAATCCAGCAACGAGCTTCGCTACGGCGCCTACTGTGCCTTGCGTGAGCGATCCGACGCGGCGGCCATGGTGGCCGGCCAGCGATTCGGCGACGCCTTCTTCCTGCACAGCCTGCCGTCGACCGCCGATGCCTTGGTGGCCGTCAGCTTGTTTCGCAGACCGGAGGTCGTGATCTTTGGTCGCAATCCCGCGGTCACACTTACTAAATCGTTGATCTCGCGAGGCGGGATCGTGATCGCACCGACGCCGAACGGACAAGTCCAGCTCAGCCGATTCCAAATCGACCAAGCCGACCGGACCGCTACCGTGCCTCCCGATGTGGCTTCGGTCTGTGCCGGAGTAGTGACCGTGGGCGGCGGCTACGGGGACTGCATGGACGTCTTAAGAGTTTTGAAGTCGGAACAAGGGTTTGCTGCCCGACTGGCCTTTGATCCCAGCCCTCGACCGCTGCGAACCTACTACCGCGACTCCGACAACGACGAAAACGAATCCCCAACAGACAGCGAGACTCTGGGGCCCGAGGACATTACTCCGGAACCGGAGCCGGAGAAATCGATCTGGCAACGCATGGCTTTTTGGAGCGAAGAATAAGCCGCCAATCCGCGCAGCTTACTTGTCCAGCCCCAGCTTGGCCAACCACTTGCGTGCCGGCTTGCCGTTGGCGTCCAGTTCCTCTTCGCGAGCGGCACCGCCGGGTCGCTCCAGCATGCGGTCTTTCAATTCCACGTTGCGTTTTTCGATTTCTTGACGTTCACGAGCCAAGCGGGCGCGTTCCAACGAGACTTCGATTTCAGCCTGTCGCAATTTGTCCTGCCATTCGGTTTGAATCTGCTGCAGTTTTTCGCGTTCCTCGCGGACCAAGTCGTCTTGATCCAGCAAGCCGGCGATCGCCGCTGCCCCGATGGCCACATCCCCAACGGTATTGGACTGCTGTTCGAGCAACTGACGTAATTCGGCGATTTCACTGTCGCGGCGGGCGATTTCCTTGTCGGTGGTCTGTACCATCGCACGGAGCGATTGCAATTCGTCGCGGACCGCGTCGGCGTCGCCGAAATCGCCGTGAGCCAGCGATTGGTCTTCGTTTTCCAAACGTTGCAGGATTAACTTCTTGCGTTCCTCCCAGCTCATCGATTCGGTGACCGCGCCGGTGCTGGTGGCGATTTCTCCGCGGACGCTGTGAGCGGCCAACTTGGTGGCCAATTCCTGGTTTTGTTGTTCCAGCTCCGCAAGACGTGCTCTCGCCTCGTCCAGTTCTTGCTCCAGAGTTTCGTCCTGCGACTGCAGGGAAGGGGTGTCAAACAGACGTTCGCAAAGGTGTTGATCCAGTTCCGCCTGCAGCTCGCGGTTACGTTGTTGCTCAGCATCTAAATCCGTTTTGAGGCAGTCAATGGTTTGCTGTTTAAGCTCCACTTCGGCGGCCAGCGCCTGCAGGTCTTCGATCGCCTCGCGGTCGTGCTCGTGCATCGATTCGCTTTGGCGGGCAACGTTATCGGCGAGGACGGCCAGCAGATCGGTAAACCCATCGGCTTGCTCGGCGAGGGACTGCTGCACGTTGGCCAATTGCCGATGCTGCCGGACTCGACGCGCGTGTTCACGACGCCGGTGTTCCAAATCATCGCTGCGGCGTTGCAGCTCGGCTTCGCGTTCACGCAACTGTTGCTCGCGAGCCTCCAAACGTGTCTCGTCGGAGACGCTGCGCCGCAGCAATTCGGAGATCGTGGCCAACTGCTGATCTAGCTCAACGGCCCCGCGCTCGGTAGCCACATCCTCCGCCGCACTGTCACTCGCGACAACCGGCTCTGCGGATGTCGTTTCCGCCACCGCCGCTGCCGCCGCTGGCCGCATGGTGTCTAGCGTCGCCGTGGAGAGTGGATTCGGGTCGGGCGAAGCCGTGCGTGGGGCAACCGATTGAGGTGTAGGCGACGTGCGTGGGGTGGCTGGCGCAGGCTGAGCCGCTTTTACAGTCCTTTTTGCTTTCCGTTTCCGTCGTGCCATAAAGCTGATGCTCGCAAAGGCCCCGTGCAATGATACGTCCC from Roseimaritima ulvae includes these protein-coding regions:
- a CDS encoding Gfo/Idh/MocA family oxidoreductase encodes the protein MTQRIAVIGAGHLGKIHARLLGQVEDAVLAGIADPTPAARQAVEETFDVPVVADYQDLIADIDAAVIASPTGYHAEIASTLLKAGKHVFVEKPLATSPEDAYALVQLAQQHRRTLQVGHVERFNPAWSAGHDVLRNPKYIEAVRASRFPGRCLDVGVVMDLMIHDIDLVLSLTAAPLADVQASGMALVSNHEDLAEARLTFECGLVANLKASRVSPTPARQMQAYTENGFVEIDFGAPTVTMIRPEQQLLDRSFSLADQTSNPLGFADELFSEWLDVQAPVVEPRNAILDELYDFVISIRSAVAPTVSGYAGARAVEVATAVLDAIELRQWSAGPGQHGPHATPAQGIEAASRQFRQQRRAA
- a CDS encoding HEAT repeat domain-containing protein, with translation MSARMPTDATAKRLPIVCFVLIMLVAFVGCSAFRSENDDNESFKKLLTAPDPPDTIGEAAVPYGLTYARVQGVGAVKGLPMTGAPAIPSELRDRLIAEMKTHDVPEPEKYLESNRTALVITEAIMPPGVKRGDVLDVKVQTPTRTDVDNLSGGWLMPSRLQEMRRLNGALRTSDVAVIGTGALVVRGQHEGNGSEMMLEGTILGGGIAQMDRPVGLVIRPEFQHVLLSAQFSKAINKRFFFFDGSSRRGIATPREDDFIELDVLPRYEHNVHRLLSVVRSISVTRNDSSLHERLSSLAEKLREPTTAAAAALSLEAIGPDAVPVLTEALQTSNPELRFYVAEALAYLDEEAAIEPLAQLAREQPAFRHPALKALQGMPQTAATKALRGLFNESSNELRYGAYCALRERSDAAAMVAGQRFGDAFFLHSLPSTADALVAVSLFRRPEVVIFGRNPAVTLTKSLISRGGIVIAPTPNGQVQLSRFQIDQADRTATVPPDVASVCAGVVTVGGGYGDCMDVLRVLKSEQGFAARLAFDPSPRPLRTYYRDSDNDENESPTDSETLGPEDITPEPEPEKSIWQRMAFWSEE
- a CDS encoding coiled-coil domain-containing protein translates to MRPAAAAAVAETTSAEPVVASDSAAEDVATERGAVELDQQLATISELLRRSVSDETRLEAREQQLREREAELQRRSDDLEHRRREHARRVRQHRQLANVQQSLAEQADGFTDLLAVLADNVARQSESMHEHDREAIEDLQALAAEVELKQQTIDCLKTDLDAEQQRNRELQAELDQHLCERLFDTPSLQSQDETLEQELDEARARLAELEQQNQELATKLAAHSVRGEIATSTGAVTESMSWEERKKLILQRLENEDQSLAHGDFGDADAVRDELQSLRAMVQTTDKEIARRDSEIAELRQLLEQQSNTVGDVAIGAAAIAGLLDQDDLVREEREKLQQIQTEWQDKLRQAEIEVSLERARLARERQEIEKRNVELKDRMLERPGGAAREEELDANGKPARKWLAKLGLDK